The proteins below come from a single Mustela nigripes isolate SB6536 chromosome 14, MUSNIG.SB6536, whole genome shotgun sequence genomic window:
- the FUBP1 gene encoding far upstream element-binding protein 1 isoform X3, with the protein MADYSTVPPPSSGSAGGGGGGGGGGGVNDAFKDALQRARQIAAKIGGDAGTSLNSNDYGYGGQKRPLEDGDGSWTSPSSTTHWEGMPSPFKDQPDAKKVAPQNDSFGTQLPPMHQQQSRSVMTEEYKVPDGMVGFIIGRGGEQISRIQQESGCKIQIAPDSGGLPERSCMLTGTPESVQSAKRLLDQIVEKGRPAPGFHHGDGPGNAVQEIMIPASKAGLVIGKGGETIKQLQERAGVKMVMIQDGPQNTGADKPLRITGDPYKVQQAKEMVLELIRDQGGFREVRNEYGSRIGGNEGIDVPIPRFAVGIVIGRNGEMIKKIQNDAGVRIQFKPDDGTTPDRIAQITGPPDRCQHAAEIITDLLRSVQAGNPGGPGPGGRGRGRGQGNWNMGPPGGLQEFNFIVPTGKTGLIIGKGGETIKSISQQSGARIELQRNPPPNADPNMKLFTIRGTPQQIDYARQLIEEKIGGPVNPLGPPVPHGPHGVPGPHGPPGPPGPGTPMGPYNPAPYNPGPPGPAPHGPPAPYAPQGWGNAYPHWQQQAPPDPAKAGTDPNSAAWAAYYAHYYQQQAQPPPAAPAGAPTTTQTNGQGDQQNPAPAGQVDYTKAWEEYYKKMGQQGQTQDYSKAWEEYYKKQGQAVPAPTGAPPGGQPDYSAAWAEYYRQQAAYYAQTSPQGMPQHPPAPQCRFDPASIELAL; encoded by the exons ATGGCAGACTACTCAACAGTGCCTCCACCTTCTTCTGGCTCAGCTGGTggtggaggcggcggcggcggcggtgggggAGTTAACGATGCTTTCAAAGATGCGCTGCAGAGAGCACGGCAG attgcagCAAAAATTGGAGGTGATGCTGGTACATCACTGAACTCAAATGACTATGGTTATGGGGGACAAAAAAGACCTTTGGAAGATGGAG aTGGCTCTTGGACAAGTCCGAGCAGTACAACACACTGGGAGGGAATGCCCTCTCCTTTTAAAG ATCAACCAGATGCTAAGAAAGTTGCTCCTCAGAATGACT CTTTTGGAACACAGTTACCACCGATGCATCAGCAGCAAAG cAGGTCTGTAATGACAGAAGAATACAAAGTTCCAGATGGAATGGTTGGATTTA tAATTGGCAGAGGTGGTGAACAGATTTCACGCATACAACAAGAATCTGGATGCAAAATACAGATAGCTCCTG aCAGTGGTGGCCTTCCAGAAAGGTCTTGTATGCTAACTGGAACACCTGAATCTGTCCA ATCAGCAAAACGATTATTGGACCAGATTGTTGAAAAAGGAAGACCAGCCCCTGGCTTCCACCATGGTGATGGACCAGGAAATGCAGTTCAAGAAATCATGATTCCAGCTAGCAAGGCAGGATTAGTTATTGGAAAGGGGGGAGAAACTATTAAACAACTTCAG GAGCGGGCTGGAGTTAAAATGGTTATGATTCAAGATGGACCTCAGAACACTGGTGCTGACAAACCTCTTAGGATTACAGGAGACCCATACAAAGTACAG CAAGCCAAGGAAATGGTGTTAGAGTTAATCCGTGATCAAGGTGGTTTCAGAGAAGTTCGAAATGAGTATGGGTCAAGAATAGGAGGAAATGAAGGGATAGAT GTCCCCATTCCAAGATTTGCTGTTGGTATTGTAATAGGAAGAAATGGcgagatgattaaaaaaatacaaaatgatgctGGTGTTCGAATTCAGTTTAAGCCAG atgATGGAACAACACCTGATAGAATAGCACAAATAACAGGACCTCCAGACCGATGTCAGCATGCTGCAGAAATTATTACAGACCTTCTTCGAAGTGTTCAG gcTGGTAATCCTGGTGGACCTGGACCTGGTGGTCGAGGAAGAGGTAGAGGTCAAGGCAACTGGAACATGGGACCACCTGGTGGACTACAGGAATTTAATTTCATTGTACcaactgggaaaactggattaATAATAGGAAAAG gaGGTGAAACCATAAAAAGCATAAGCCAACAGTCTGGTGCAAGAATAGAACTTCAGAGAAATCCTCCACCTAATGCAGATCCtaatatgaaattatttacaaTTCGTGGCACTCCACAGCAAATAGACTATGCGCGGCAACTTATAGAAGAAAAGATTGGT gGTCCAGTAAATCCTttagggccacctgtaccccatgGGCCCCATGGTGTCCCAGGCCCCCATGGGCCTCCTGGGCCTCCAGGGCCTGGAACTCCAATGGGACCATACAACCCTGCACCTTATAATCCAGGACCACCCGGTCCTGCACCACA tggtcCTCCAGCTCCTTATGCTCCCCAGGGGTGGGGAAATGCATATCCACATTGgcagcaacaggcccctcctgaTCCAG CTAAGGCAGGAACAGATCCAAATTCAGCAGCTTGGGCTGCCTATTATGCTCACTATTATCAACAGCAAGCACAGCCACCACCTGCAGCTCCTGCTGGTGCACCAACTACAACCCAAACCAATGGACAAG GAGATCAGCAGAATCCAGCTCCAGCTGGACAGGTTGATTATACCAAGGCTTGGGAAGAGTATTACAAGAAAATGG GTCAACAAGGGCAGACACAAGATTATTCAAAAGCTTGGGAGGAATATTACAAGAAGCAAG GTCAAGCGGTTCCTGCTCCTACTGGTGCTCCACCAGGTGGTCAGCCAGATTATAGTGCAGCCTGGGCTGAGTACTATAGACAACAAGCAGCCTACTATGCCCAGACAAGTCCCCAGGGAATGCCACAGCATCCTCCAGCACCTCAG
- the FUBP1 gene encoding far upstream element-binding protein 1 isoform X13 — translation MADYSTVPPPSSGSAGGGGGGGGGGGVNDAFKDALQRARQIAAKIGGDAGTSLNSNDYGYGGQKRPLEDGDGSWTSPSSTTHWEGMPSPFKDQPDAKKVAPQNDSFGTQLPPMHQQQRSVMTEEYKVPDGMVGFIIGRGGEQISRIQQESGCKIQIAPDSGGLPERSCMLTGTPESVQSAKRLLDQIVEKGRPAPGFHHGDGPGNAVQEIMIPASKAGLVIGKGGETIKQLQERAGVKMVMIQDGPQNTGADKPLRITGDPYKVQQAKEMVLELIRDQGGFREVRNEYGSRIGGNEGIDVPIPRFAVGIVIGRNGEMIKKIQNDAGVRIQFKPDDGTTPDRIAQITGPPDRCQHAAEIITDLLRSVQAGNPGGPGPGGRGRGRGQGNWNMGPPGGLQEFNFIVPTGKTGLIIGKGGETIKSISQQSGARIELQRNPPPNADPNMKLFTIRGTPQQIDYARQLIEEKIGGPVNPLGPPVPHGPHGVPGPHGPPGPPGPGTPMGPYNPAPYNPGPPGPAPHGPPAPYAPQGWGNAYPHWQQQAPPDPAKAGTDPNSAAWAAYYAHYYQQQAQPPPAAPAGAPTTTQTNGQGDQQNPAPAGQVDYTKAWEEYYKKMGQAVPAPTGAPPGGQPDYSAAWAEYYRQQAAYYAQTSPQGMPQHPPAPQCLPRPSTLGSAAKSNSAEDAASTKS, via the exons ATGGCAGACTACTCAACAGTGCCTCCACCTTCTTCTGGCTCAGCTGGTggtggaggcggcggcggcggcggtgggggAGTTAACGATGCTTTCAAAGATGCGCTGCAGAGAGCACGGCAG attgcagCAAAAATTGGAGGTGATGCTGGTACATCACTGAACTCAAATGACTATGGTTATGGGGGACAAAAAAGACCTTTGGAAGATGGAG aTGGCTCTTGGACAAGTCCGAGCAGTACAACACACTGGGAGGGAATGCCCTCTCCTTTTAAAG ATCAACCAGATGCTAAGAAAGTTGCTCCTCAGAATGACT CTTTTGGAACACAGTTACCACCGATGCATCAGCAGCAAAG GTCTGTAATGACAGAAGAATACAAAGTTCCAGATGGAATGGTTGGATTTA tAATTGGCAGAGGTGGTGAACAGATTTCACGCATACAACAAGAATCTGGATGCAAAATACAGATAGCTCCTG aCAGTGGTGGCCTTCCAGAAAGGTCTTGTATGCTAACTGGAACACCTGAATCTGTCCA ATCAGCAAAACGATTATTGGACCAGATTGTTGAAAAAGGAAGACCAGCCCCTGGCTTCCACCATGGTGATGGACCAGGAAATGCAGTTCAAGAAATCATGATTCCAGCTAGCAAGGCAGGATTAGTTATTGGAAAGGGGGGAGAAACTATTAAACAACTTCAG GAGCGGGCTGGAGTTAAAATGGTTATGATTCAAGATGGACCTCAGAACACTGGTGCTGACAAACCTCTTAGGATTACAGGAGACCCATACAAAGTACAG CAAGCCAAGGAAATGGTGTTAGAGTTAATCCGTGATCAAGGTGGTTTCAGAGAAGTTCGAAATGAGTATGGGTCAAGAATAGGAGGAAATGAAGGGATAGAT GTCCCCATTCCAAGATTTGCTGTTGGTATTGTAATAGGAAGAAATGGcgagatgattaaaaaaatacaaaatgatgctGGTGTTCGAATTCAGTTTAAGCCAG atgATGGAACAACACCTGATAGAATAGCACAAATAACAGGACCTCCAGACCGATGTCAGCATGCTGCAGAAATTATTACAGACCTTCTTCGAAGTGTTCAG gcTGGTAATCCTGGTGGACCTGGACCTGGTGGTCGAGGAAGAGGTAGAGGTCAAGGCAACTGGAACATGGGACCACCTGGTGGACTACAGGAATTTAATTTCATTGTACcaactgggaaaactggattaATAATAGGAAAAG gaGGTGAAACCATAAAAAGCATAAGCCAACAGTCTGGTGCAAGAATAGAACTTCAGAGAAATCCTCCACCTAATGCAGATCCtaatatgaaattatttacaaTTCGTGGCACTCCACAGCAAATAGACTATGCGCGGCAACTTATAGAAGAAAAGATTGGT gGTCCAGTAAATCCTttagggccacctgtaccccatgGGCCCCATGGTGTCCCAGGCCCCCATGGGCCTCCTGGGCCTCCAGGGCCTGGAACTCCAATGGGACCATACAACCCTGCACCTTATAATCCAGGACCACCCGGTCCTGCACCACA tggtcCTCCAGCTCCTTATGCTCCCCAGGGGTGGGGAAATGCATATCCACATTGgcagcaacaggcccctcctgaTCCAG CTAAGGCAGGAACAGATCCAAATTCAGCAGCTTGGGCTGCCTATTATGCTCACTATTATCAACAGCAAGCACAGCCACCACCTGCAGCTCCTGCTGGTGCACCAACTACAACCCAAACCAATGGACAAG GAGATCAGCAGAATCCAGCTCCAGCTGGACAGGTTGATTATACCAAGGCTTGGGAAGAGTATTACAAGAAAATGG GTCAAGCGGTTCCTGCTCCTACTGGTGCTCCACCAGGTGGTCAGCCAGATTATAGTGCAGCCTGGGCTGAGTACTATAGACAACAAGCAGCCTACTATGCCCAGACAAGTCCCCAGGGAATGCCACAGCATCCTCCAGCACCTCAG
- the FUBP1 gene encoding far upstream element-binding protein 1 isoform X2: MADYSTVPPPSSGSAGGGGGGGGGGGVNDAFKDALQRARQIAAKIGGDAGTSLNSNDYGYGGQKRPLEDGDGSWTSPSSTTHWEGMPSPFKDQPDAKKVAPQNDSFGTQLPPMHQQQRSVMTEEYKVPDGMVGFIIGRGGEQISRIQQESGCKIQIAPDSGGLPERSCMLTGTPESVQSAKRLLDQIVEKGRPAPGFHHGDGPGNAVQEIMIPASKAGLVIGKGGETIKQLQERAGVKMVMIQDGPQNTGADKPLRITGDPYKVQQAKEMVLELIRDQGGFREVRNEYGSRIGGNEGIDVPIPRFAVGIVIGRNGEMIKKIQNDAGVRIQFKPDDGTTPDRIAQITGPPDRCQHAAEIITDLLRSVQAGNPGGPGPGGRGRGRGQGNWNMGPPGGLQEFNFIVPTGKTGLIIGKGGETIKSISQQSGARIELQRNPPPNADPNMKLFTIRGTPQQIDYARQLIEEKIGGPVNPLGPPVPHGPHGVPGPHGPPGPPGPGTPMGPYNPAPYNPGPPGPAPHGPPAPYAPQGWGNAYPHWQQQAPPDPAKAGTDPNSAAWAAYYAHYYQQQAQPPPAAPAGAPTTTQTNGQGNYGDQQNPAPAGQVDYTKAWEEYYKKMGQQGQTQDYSKAWEEYYKKQGQAVPAPTGAPPGGQPDYSAAWAEYYRQQAAYYAQTSPQGMPQHPPAPQCRFDPASIELAL; encoded by the exons ATGGCAGACTACTCAACAGTGCCTCCACCTTCTTCTGGCTCAGCTGGTggtggaggcggcggcggcggcggtgggggAGTTAACGATGCTTTCAAAGATGCGCTGCAGAGAGCACGGCAG attgcagCAAAAATTGGAGGTGATGCTGGTACATCACTGAACTCAAATGACTATGGTTATGGGGGACAAAAAAGACCTTTGGAAGATGGAG aTGGCTCTTGGACAAGTCCGAGCAGTACAACACACTGGGAGGGAATGCCCTCTCCTTTTAAAG ATCAACCAGATGCTAAGAAAGTTGCTCCTCAGAATGACT CTTTTGGAACACAGTTACCACCGATGCATCAGCAGCAAAG GTCTGTAATGACAGAAGAATACAAAGTTCCAGATGGAATGGTTGGATTTA tAATTGGCAGAGGTGGTGAACAGATTTCACGCATACAACAAGAATCTGGATGCAAAATACAGATAGCTCCTG aCAGTGGTGGCCTTCCAGAAAGGTCTTGTATGCTAACTGGAACACCTGAATCTGTCCA ATCAGCAAAACGATTATTGGACCAGATTGTTGAAAAAGGAAGACCAGCCCCTGGCTTCCACCATGGTGATGGACCAGGAAATGCAGTTCAAGAAATCATGATTCCAGCTAGCAAGGCAGGATTAGTTATTGGAAAGGGGGGAGAAACTATTAAACAACTTCAG GAGCGGGCTGGAGTTAAAATGGTTATGATTCAAGATGGACCTCAGAACACTGGTGCTGACAAACCTCTTAGGATTACAGGAGACCCATACAAAGTACAG CAAGCCAAGGAAATGGTGTTAGAGTTAATCCGTGATCAAGGTGGTTTCAGAGAAGTTCGAAATGAGTATGGGTCAAGAATAGGAGGAAATGAAGGGATAGAT GTCCCCATTCCAAGATTTGCTGTTGGTATTGTAATAGGAAGAAATGGcgagatgattaaaaaaatacaaaatgatgctGGTGTTCGAATTCAGTTTAAGCCAG atgATGGAACAACACCTGATAGAATAGCACAAATAACAGGACCTCCAGACCGATGTCAGCATGCTGCAGAAATTATTACAGACCTTCTTCGAAGTGTTCAG gcTGGTAATCCTGGTGGACCTGGACCTGGTGGTCGAGGAAGAGGTAGAGGTCAAGGCAACTGGAACATGGGACCACCTGGTGGACTACAGGAATTTAATTTCATTGTACcaactgggaaaactggattaATAATAGGAAAAG gaGGTGAAACCATAAAAAGCATAAGCCAACAGTCTGGTGCAAGAATAGAACTTCAGAGAAATCCTCCACCTAATGCAGATCCtaatatgaaattatttacaaTTCGTGGCACTCCACAGCAAATAGACTATGCGCGGCAACTTATAGAAGAAAAGATTGGT gGTCCAGTAAATCCTttagggccacctgtaccccatgGGCCCCATGGTGTCCCAGGCCCCCATGGGCCTCCTGGGCCTCCAGGGCCTGGAACTCCAATGGGACCATACAACCCTGCACCTTATAATCCAGGACCACCCGGTCCTGCACCACA tggtcCTCCAGCTCCTTATGCTCCCCAGGGGTGGGGAAATGCATATCCACATTGgcagcaacaggcccctcctgaTCCAG CTAAGGCAGGAACAGATCCAAATTCAGCAGCTTGGGCTGCCTATTATGCTCACTATTATCAACAGCAAGCACAGCCACCACCTGCAGCTCCTGCTGGTGCACCAACTACAACCCAAACCAATGGACAAGGTAACTATG GAGATCAGCAGAATCCAGCTCCAGCTGGACAGGTTGATTATACCAAGGCTTGGGAAGAGTATTACAAGAAAATGG GTCAACAAGGGCAGACACAAGATTATTCAAAAGCTTGGGAGGAATATTACAAGAAGCAAG GTCAAGCGGTTCCTGCTCCTACTGGTGCTCCACCAGGTGGTCAGCCAGATTATAGTGCAGCCTGGGCTGAGTACTATAGACAACAAGCAGCCTACTATGCCCAGACAAGTCCCCAGGGAATGCCACAGCATCCTCCAGCACCTCAG
- the FUBP1 gene encoding far upstream element-binding protein 1 isoform X9, which produces MADYSTVPPPSSGSAGGGGGGGGGGGVNDAFKDALQRARQIAAKIGGDAGTSLNSNDYGYGGQKRPLEDGDGSWTSPSSTTHWEGMPSPFKDQPDAKKVAPQNDSFGTQLPPMHQQQRSVMTEEYKVPDGMVGFIIGRGGEQISRIQQESGCKIQIAPDSGGLPERSCMLTGTPESVQSAKRLLDQIVEKGRPAPGFHHGDGPGNAVQEIMIPASKAGLVIGKGGETIKQLQERAGVKMVMIQDGPQNTGADKPLRITGDPYKVQQAKEMVLELIRDQGGFREVRNEYGSRIGGNEGIDVPIPRFAVGIVIGRNGEMIKKIQNDAGVRIQFKPDDGTTPDRIAQITGPPDRCQHAAEIITDLLRSVQAGNPGGPGPGGRGRGRGQGNWNMGPPGGLQEFNFIVPTGKTGLIIGKGGETIKSISQQSGARIELQRNPPPNADPNMKLFTIRGTPQQIDYARQLIEEKIGGPVNPLGPPVPHGPHGVPGPHGPPGPPGPGTPMGPYNPAPYNPGPPGPAPHGPPAPYAPQGWGNAYPHWQQQAPPDPAKAGTDPNSAAWAAYYAHYYQQQAQPPPAAPAGAPTTTQTNGQGDQQNPAPAGQVDYTKAWEEYYKKMGQAVPAPTGAPPGGQPDYSAAWAEYYRQQAAYYAQTSPQGMPQHPPAPQCRFDPASIELAL; this is translated from the exons ATGGCAGACTACTCAACAGTGCCTCCACCTTCTTCTGGCTCAGCTGGTggtggaggcggcggcggcggcggtgggggAGTTAACGATGCTTTCAAAGATGCGCTGCAGAGAGCACGGCAG attgcagCAAAAATTGGAGGTGATGCTGGTACATCACTGAACTCAAATGACTATGGTTATGGGGGACAAAAAAGACCTTTGGAAGATGGAG aTGGCTCTTGGACAAGTCCGAGCAGTACAACACACTGGGAGGGAATGCCCTCTCCTTTTAAAG ATCAACCAGATGCTAAGAAAGTTGCTCCTCAGAATGACT CTTTTGGAACACAGTTACCACCGATGCATCAGCAGCAAAG GTCTGTAATGACAGAAGAATACAAAGTTCCAGATGGAATGGTTGGATTTA tAATTGGCAGAGGTGGTGAACAGATTTCACGCATACAACAAGAATCTGGATGCAAAATACAGATAGCTCCTG aCAGTGGTGGCCTTCCAGAAAGGTCTTGTATGCTAACTGGAACACCTGAATCTGTCCA ATCAGCAAAACGATTATTGGACCAGATTGTTGAAAAAGGAAGACCAGCCCCTGGCTTCCACCATGGTGATGGACCAGGAAATGCAGTTCAAGAAATCATGATTCCAGCTAGCAAGGCAGGATTAGTTATTGGAAAGGGGGGAGAAACTATTAAACAACTTCAG GAGCGGGCTGGAGTTAAAATGGTTATGATTCAAGATGGACCTCAGAACACTGGTGCTGACAAACCTCTTAGGATTACAGGAGACCCATACAAAGTACAG CAAGCCAAGGAAATGGTGTTAGAGTTAATCCGTGATCAAGGTGGTTTCAGAGAAGTTCGAAATGAGTATGGGTCAAGAATAGGAGGAAATGAAGGGATAGAT GTCCCCATTCCAAGATTTGCTGTTGGTATTGTAATAGGAAGAAATGGcgagatgattaaaaaaatacaaaatgatgctGGTGTTCGAATTCAGTTTAAGCCAG atgATGGAACAACACCTGATAGAATAGCACAAATAACAGGACCTCCAGACCGATGTCAGCATGCTGCAGAAATTATTACAGACCTTCTTCGAAGTGTTCAG gcTGGTAATCCTGGTGGACCTGGACCTGGTGGTCGAGGAAGAGGTAGAGGTCAAGGCAACTGGAACATGGGACCACCTGGTGGACTACAGGAATTTAATTTCATTGTACcaactgggaaaactggattaATAATAGGAAAAG gaGGTGAAACCATAAAAAGCATAAGCCAACAGTCTGGTGCAAGAATAGAACTTCAGAGAAATCCTCCACCTAATGCAGATCCtaatatgaaattatttacaaTTCGTGGCACTCCACAGCAAATAGACTATGCGCGGCAACTTATAGAAGAAAAGATTGGT gGTCCAGTAAATCCTttagggccacctgtaccccatgGGCCCCATGGTGTCCCAGGCCCCCATGGGCCTCCTGGGCCTCCAGGGCCTGGAACTCCAATGGGACCATACAACCCTGCACCTTATAATCCAGGACCACCCGGTCCTGCACCACA tggtcCTCCAGCTCCTTATGCTCCCCAGGGGTGGGGAAATGCATATCCACATTGgcagcaacaggcccctcctgaTCCAG CTAAGGCAGGAACAGATCCAAATTCAGCAGCTTGGGCTGCCTATTATGCTCACTATTATCAACAGCAAGCACAGCCACCACCTGCAGCTCCTGCTGGTGCACCAACTACAACCCAAACCAATGGACAAG GAGATCAGCAGAATCCAGCTCCAGCTGGACAGGTTGATTATACCAAGGCTTGGGAAGAGTATTACAAGAAAATGG GTCAAGCGGTTCCTGCTCCTACTGGTGCTCCACCAGGTGGTCAGCCAGATTATAGTGCAGCCTGGGCTGAGTACTATAGACAACAAGCAGCCTACTATGCCCAGACAAGTCCCCAGGGAATGCCACAGCATCCTCCAGCACCTCAG
- the FUBP1 gene encoding far upstream element-binding protein 1 isoform X11 yields the protein MADYSTVPPPSSGSAGGGGGGGGGGGVNDAFKDALQRARQIAAKIGGDAGTSLNSNDYGYGGQKRPLEDGDQPDAKKVAPQNDSFGTQLPPMHQQQSRSVMTEEYKVPDGMVGFIIGRGGEQISRIQQESGCKIQIAPDSGGLPERSCMLTGTPESVQSAKRLLDQIVEKGRPAPGFHHGDGPGNAVQEIMIPASKAGLVIGKGGETIKQLQERAGVKMVMIQDGPQNTGADKPLRITGDPYKVQQAKEMVLELIRDQGGFREVRNEYGSRIGGNEGIDVPIPRFAVGIVIGRNGEMIKKIQNDAGVRIQFKPDDGTTPDRIAQITGPPDRCQHAAEIITDLLRSVQAGNPGGPGPGGRGRGRGQGNWNMGPPGGLQEFNFIVPTGKTGLIIGKGGETIKSISQQSGARIELQRNPPPNADPNMKLFTIRGTPQQIDYARQLIEEKIGGPVNPLGPPVPHGPHGVPGPHGPPGPPGPGTPMGPYNPAPYNPGPPGPAPHGPPAPYAPQGWGNAYPHWQQQAPPDPAKAGTDPNSAAWAAYYAHYYQQQAQPPPAAPAGAPTTTQTNGQGDQQNPAPAGQVDYTKAWEEYYKKMGQAVPAPTGAPPGGQPDYSAAWAEYYRQQAAYYAQTSPQGMPQHPPAPQCRFDPASIELAL from the exons ATGGCAGACTACTCAACAGTGCCTCCACCTTCTTCTGGCTCAGCTGGTggtggaggcggcggcggcggcggtgggggAGTTAACGATGCTTTCAAAGATGCGCTGCAGAGAGCACGGCAG attgcagCAAAAATTGGAGGTGATGCTGGTACATCACTGAACTCAAATGACTATGGTTATGGGGGACAAAAAAGACCTTTGGAAGATGGAG ATCAACCAGATGCTAAGAAAGTTGCTCCTCAGAATGACT CTTTTGGAACACAGTTACCACCGATGCATCAGCAGCAAAG cAGGTCTGTAATGACAGAAGAATACAAAGTTCCAGATGGAATGGTTGGATTTA tAATTGGCAGAGGTGGTGAACAGATTTCACGCATACAACAAGAATCTGGATGCAAAATACAGATAGCTCCTG aCAGTGGTGGCCTTCCAGAAAGGTCTTGTATGCTAACTGGAACACCTGAATCTGTCCA ATCAGCAAAACGATTATTGGACCAGATTGTTGAAAAAGGAAGACCAGCCCCTGGCTTCCACCATGGTGATGGACCAGGAAATGCAGTTCAAGAAATCATGATTCCAGCTAGCAAGGCAGGATTAGTTATTGGAAAGGGGGGAGAAACTATTAAACAACTTCAG GAGCGGGCTGGAGTTAAAATGGTTATGATTCAAGATGGACCTCAGAACACTGGTGCTGACAAACCTCTTAGGATTACAGGAGACCCATACAAAGTACAG CAAGCCAAGGAAATGGTGTTAGAGTTAATCCGTGATCAAGGTGGTTTCAGAGAAGTTCGAAATGAGTATGGGTCAAGAATAGGAGGAAATGAAGGGATAGAT GTCCCCATTCCAAGATTTGCTGTTGGTATTGTAATAGGAAGAAATGGcgagatgattaaaaaaatacaaaatgatgctGGTGTTCGAATTCAGTTTAAGCCAG atgATGGAACAACACCTGATAGAATAGCACAAATAACAGGACCTCCAGACCGATGTCAGCATGCTGCAGAAATTATTACAGACCTTCTTCGAAGTGTTCAG gcTGGTAATCCTGGTGGACCTGGACCTGGTGGTCGAGGAAGAGGTAGAGGTCAAGGCAACTGGAACATGGGACCACCTGGTGGACTACAGGAATTTAATTTCATTGTACcaactgggaaaactggattaATAATAGGAAAAG gaGGTGAAACCATAAAAAGCATAAGCCAACAGTCTGGTGCAAGAATAGAACTTCAGAGAAATCCTCCACCTAATGCAGATCCtaatatgaaattatttacaaTTCGTGGCACTCCACAGCAAATAGACTATGCGCGGCAACTTATAGAAGAAAAGATTGGT gGTCCAGTAAATCCTttagggccacctgtaccccatgGGCCCCATGGTGTCCCAGGCCCCCATGGGCCTCCTGGGCCTCCAGGGCCTGGAACTCCAATGGGACCATACAACCCTGCACCTTATAATCCAGGACCACCCGGTCCTGCACCACA tggtcCTCCAGCTCCTTATGCTCCCCAGGGGTGGGGAAATGCATATCCACATTGgcagcaacaggcccctcctgaTCCAG CTAAGGCAGGAACAGATCCAAATTCAGCAGCTTGGGCTGCCTATTATGCTCACTATTATCAACAGCAAGCACAGCCACCACCTGCAGCTCCTGCTGGTGCACCAACTACAACCCAAACCAATGGACAAG GAGATCAGCAGAATCCAGCTCCAGCTGGACAGGTTGATTATACCAAGGCTTGGGAAGAGTATTACAAGAAAATGG GTCAAGCGGTTCCTGCTCCTACTGGTGCTCCACCAGGTGGTCAGCCAGATTATAGTGCAGCCTGGGCTGAGTACTATAGACAACAAGCAGCCTACTATGCCCAGACAAGTCCCCAGGGAATGCCACAGCATCCTCCAGCACCTCAG